In a single window of the Streptacidiphilus sp. P02-A3a genome:
- the shc gene encoding squalene--hopene cyclase gives MTATADGRLDPQYDPEPAAESTTEEAERDNPASATTTADLAARTLERAVDHLLGLQDDAGWWKGNLETNVTMDAEDLLLRQFLGIRTEEQTRATGDWIRSQQQPDGTWATFYGGPPELSATVEAYVALKLAGDDPQAPHMRRAAGYVREHGGIAASRVFTRIWLALFGWWPWDRLPELPPEIILLPRQVPLNIYSFGCWARQTIVPLTVVSAHRPVREAPFDLTELHTNPDDPFPTRPFAAPYTWDGVFERLDRLLHLYHRLPVRPLRRNALQQAARWIIDRQEADGCWGGIQPPAVYSLIALHLLGYELDHPVMKAGLAAFDNFTVHTDEGHRWIEACQSPVWDTCLAAIALSDAGLPRDHPALVRAADWMLDEEITKRGDWAVQRPKLGAGGWAFEFDNDNYPDIDDTAEVVLSLRRIKHPDPGRIDAAVRRGIEWTLGMQSKNGAWAAFDVDNTSTLPNKLPFCDFGEVIDPPSADVTAHVVEMAAGAGMANDPRIRRGIEWLLREQEEDGSWFGRWGTNYIYGVGSVLPALAEAGIPDSHPAVRRAVRWLERHQNADGGWGEDMRSYTDRSWAGRGTSTASQTAWALMALLAAGERGAAVDRGVRWLAATQLPEGTWDEPEFTGTGFPWDFSINYNLYRLVFPVTALGRYLGRSGG, from the coding sequence ATGACAGCAACCGCGGACGGCAGGCTCGACCCACAGTACGATCCTGAGCCCGCCGCGGAGAGCACCACTGAGGAGGCTGAGAGGGACAATCCCGCCTCAGCGACAACGACCGCCGACCTAGCCGCCAGAACACTTGAGCGGGCCGTCGACCATCTGCTCGGACTACAGGACGACGCCGGTTGGTGGAAGGGCAACCTGGAGACCAACGTCACCATGGATGCCGAGGATCTGCTGCTGCGCCAGTTCCTGGGCATCCGCACCGAGGAGCAGACCCGCGCCACCGGGGACTGGATCCGCTCGCAGCAGCAGCCGGACGGCACCTGGGCCACCTTCTACGGCGGCCCGCCGGAGCTGTCCGCCACCGTCGAGGCGTACGTCGCGCTGAAGCTGGCCGGTGACGACCCGCAGGCCCCGCACATGCGGCGGGCCGCCGGCTACGTCCGCGAACACGGCGGGATCGCCGCCTCCCGGGTGTTCACCCGGATCTGGCTGGCGCTGTTCGGCTGGTGGCCCTGGGACCGGCTGCCGGAGCTCCCGCCGGAGATCATCTTGCTGCCCCGCCAAGTGCCGCTGAACATCTACTCGTTCGGCTGCTGGGCCCGGCAGACCATCGTCCCGCTGACCGTGGTCTCGGCCCACCGGCCGGTCCGCGAGGCGCCGTTCGACCTCACCGAGCTGCACACGAACCCGGACGACCCGTTCCCCACCCGGCCGTTCGCCGCCCCCTACACCTGGGACGGCGTGTTCGAGCGGCTGGACCGGCTGCTGCACCTCTACCACCGGCTCCCGGTCCGGCCGCTGCGGCGCAACGCGCTACAGCAGGCCGCCCGCTGGATCATCGACCGGCAGGAGGCCGACGGCTGCTGGGGCGGCATCCAGCCGCCGGCCGTGTACTCGCTGATCGCCCTGCACCTGCTCGGCTACGAGCTCGACCACCCGGTGATGAAGGCCGGCCTGGCGGCCTTCGACAACTTCACCGTGCACACCGACGAGGGCCACCGCTGGATCGAGGCCTGTCAGTCCCCGGTCTGGGACACCTGCCTGGCGGCCATCGCGCTCAGCGACGCCGGTCTGCCCCGGGACCACCCGGCGCTGGTCCGGGCCGCCGACTGGATGCTCGACGAGGAGATCACCAAGCGCGGCGACTGGGCCGTGCAGCGGCCCAAGCTCGGGGCCGGGGGCTGGGCCTTCGAGTTCGACAACGACAACTACCCGGACATCGACGACACCGCCGAGGTGGTGCTGTCGCTGCGCCGGATCAAGCACCCCGACCCGGGCCGGATCGACGCCGCCGTCCGGCGCGGCATCGAGTGGACGCTCGGCATGCAGTCCAAGAACGGCGCCTGGGCCGCCTTCGACGTCGACAACACCAGCACCCTGCCGAACAAGCTGCCGTTCTGCGACTTCGGCGAGGTGATCGACCCGCCGTCGGCCGACGTCACCGCGCACGTGGTGGAGATGGCCGCCGGGGCGGGCATGGCCAACGACCCGAGGATCCGCCGGGGCATCGAGTGGCTGCTGCGCGAGCAGGAGGAGGACGGCTCCTGGTTCGGCCGCTGGGGCACCAACTACATCTACGGCGTGGGCTCGGTGCTGCCCGCGCTGGCCGAGGCCGGGATCCCGGACTCGCACCCGGCGGTCCGGCGCGCGGTGCGCTGGCTGGAACGGCACCAGAACGCCGACGGCGGCTGGGGCGAGGACATGCGCTCCTACACCGACCGCAGCTGGGCCGGGCGGGGGACCTCCACCGCCTCGCAGACCGCCTGGGCGCTGATGGCGCTGCTGGCGGCGGGGGAGCGCGGCGCGGCCGTGGACCGGGGCGTGCGCTGGCTCGCCGCGACCCAGCTGCCCGAGGGCACCTGGGACGAGCCGGAGTTCACCGGGACCGGCTTCCCGTGGGACTTCTCCATCAACTACAACCTCTACCGGCTGGTCTTCCCGGTCACCGCGCTGGGCCGCTACCTCGGGCGGTCCGGGGGATGA
- a CDS encoding nuclear transport factor 2 family protein, with protein sequence MLTLREMSDRMEIQDLLVRYAHAVDTRDWPLFRGLFTEDAVVDYTAFGGPSGPVEAIVAFLDSALPLFTATQHLVANCAITLDGDRATARTMCHNPMALPPTGADRQPRLLVCGLWYRDTLLRTPEGWRLRERAEDKAYQIALG encoded by the coding sequence ATGCTGACGCTGCGGGAGATGTCGGACCGGATGGAGATCCAGGACCTCCTGGTCCGCTACGCGCACGCGGTGGACACCCGTGACTGGCCGCTGTTCCGGGGGTTGTTCACCGAGGACGCGGTGGTGGACTACACCGCCTTCGGCGGGCCGAGCGGCCCGGTGGAGGCGATCGTCGCCTTCCTGGACTCGGCGCTGCCGCTGTTCACCGCGACCCAGCACCTGGTGGCCAACTGCGCGATCACCCTGGACGGCGACCGGGCCACGGCCCGGACCATGTGCCACAACCCGATGGCGCTGCCGCCGACCGGCGCGGACCGGCAGCCCCGGCTGCTGGTGTGCGGGCTCTGGTACCGGGACACGCTGCTGCGCACCCCGGAGGGGTGGCGGTTGCGGGAGCGGGCCGAGGACAAGGCGTACCAGATCGCGCTGGGCTGA
- the hpnE gene encoding hydroxysqualene dehydroxylase HpnE: MSTRTAVSRAVVVGGGLAGITAALRLADAGAAVTLVEARPRLGGLAFSFRRGDLWVDNGQHVFLRCCTAYRGLLQRLGVSDQVEIQPRLDVPVYDLATGRHGALRRDPLPVPLHLGRSLATYPHLSLAERVATGRAALALRGLDLDDPALDQESFGDWLARHGQSDRAIEALWDLVGVATLNAVAGESSLALAAMVFKTGLLSDPGAADIGFAKVPLGALHHDAARAALERAGVRVLLRARVTGTKPAESGRHTVLVEGERLDDGEEQLAPADALVFAVPQDAAYELLPPGSLTTPQRLLELGYAPILNVHVRYDRKVLDRPFLAALGSPVQWVFDRTAHSGMTGPGQYLALSQSAARDEIDLPVAELRRRYLPELERLLPGARGARVTDFFVTRERTATFAPAPGSARLRPGAATRTPGVFLAGSWTATGWPATMESAVRSGNAAARAALAADQ; the protein is encoded by the coding sequence ATGAGCACGCGTACCGCAGTCAGCCGTGCGGTGGTGGTCGGCGGGGGGCTGGCCGGGATCACCGCGGCGCTGAGGCTGGCCGACGCGGGGGCGGCGGTCACCCTGGTCGAGGCCCGGCCCCGGCTCGGCGGCCTGGCCTTCTCGTTCCGGCGGGGCGACCTCTGGGTCGACAACGGCCAGCACGTCTTCCTGCGCTGCTGCACGGCCTACCGCGGGCTGTTGCAGCGGCTCGGGGTCAGCGACCAGGTGGAGATCCAGCCCCGGCTCGACGTCCCGGTGTACGACCTGGCCACCGGCCGCCACGGCGCGCTGCGCCGGGACCCGCTGCCGGTGCCGCTGCACCTGGGCCGGAGCCTGGCGACCTACCCGCACCTGAGCCTGGCCGAGCGGGTGGCCACCGGCCGGGCGGCGCTGGCGCTGCGCGGCCTGGACCTGGACGACCCGGCGCTGGACCAGGAGTCCTTCGGCGACTGGCTGGCCCGCCACGGGCAGTCCGACCGCGCCATCGAGGCGCTGTGGGACCTGGTCGGCGTGGCCACCCTGAACGCCGTCGCCGGGGAGTCCTCGCTGGCGCTGGCGGCGATGGTGTTCAAGACCGGCCTGCTGTCCGACCCCGGCGCCGCCGACATCGGCTTCGCCAAGGTGCCGCTGGGGGCGCTGCACCACGACGCGGCGCGGGCCGCGCTGGAGCGGGCCGGCGTGCGGGTGCTGCTGCGCGCCCGGGTCACCGGCACCAAGCCGGCCGAGTCCGGGCGGCACACGGTCCTGGTCGAGGGCGAGCGGCTGGACGACGGCGAGGAGCAGCTGGCCCCGGCCGACGCGCTGGTGTTCGCGGTGCCCCAGGACGCCGCCTACGAGCTGCTGCCGCCCGGCAGCCTGACTACGCCGCAGCGGCTGCTGGAGCTCGGCTACGCGCCGATCCTGAACGTGCACGTGCGCTACGACCGGAAGGTCCTGGACCGGCCGTTCCTGGCCGCGCTCGGCTCCCCGGTGCAGTGGGTGTTCGACCGCACCGCGCACTCCGGGATGACCGGCCCCGGCCAGTACCTGGCGCTGTCCCAGTCGGCGGCCCGGGACGAGATCGACCTGCCGGTCGCCGAGCTGAGGCGGCGCTACCTGCCCGAGCTGGAGCGCCTGCTGCCCGGTGCGCGCGGCGCCCGGGTCACCGACTTCTTCGTGACCCGGGAGCGCACCGCGACCTTCGCGCCCGCCCCCGGGTCCGCGCGGCTGCGCCCCGGCGCGGCCACCCGCACCCCGGGCGTGTTCCTGGCCGGTTCGTGGACCGCCACCGGCTGGCCCGCGACCATGGAAAGCGCCGTACGCAGCGGGAACGCCGCCGCCCGAGCCGCCCTGGCGGCCGACCAATGA
- a CDS encoding ABC transporter permease, translating to MSTVFEQRVAGVAGADPDAGLTPAQLAAKHGLSVSGKRPSLLKYTKQLWSRRQFITSFATARLIAMYTAAKLGQVWQVMTPLLNAGVYYLVFGILLGQNRGIPDFIAYLCCGVFVFQFTQSAILSGTRSITDNLGLIRALHFPRACLPIAFTVIQLQQLIFSMGVLGVIMLLSGQPLTLHWLLVVPILLLQSVFNTGLAMIMARIGAKTTDMAQLMPFVIRTWMYLSGVFWAVSTFTAHAPHWAAVMLNMNPALIFNDEMRYALMTTVPESILPAHVWLITLAWALLFGLGGYVFFWQSEEEYGRG from the coding sequence GTGTCCACGGTATTCGAACAACGGGTGGCCGGTGTCGCCGGTGCTGACCCTGACGCGGGGCTGACCCCCGCCCAGTTGGCGGCGAAGCACGGGCTGTCCGTGAGCGGTAAGCGGCCGTCCCTGCTGAAGTACACGAAACAGCTGTGGTCGCGGCGGCAGTTCATTACCTCGTTCGCCACCGCGCGGTTGATCGCCATGTACACGGCCGCGAAGCTCGGCCAGGTCTGGCAGGTGATGACGCCGCTGCTGAACGCGGGCGTGTACTACCTGGTCTTCGGCATCCTGCTGGGGCAGAACCGGGGCATCCCGGACTTCATCGCGTACCTGTGCTGCGGTGTGTTCGTCTTCCAGTTCACCCAGTCGGCGATCCTCTCCGGCACCCGTTCGATCACCGACAACCTCGGGCTGATCCGGGCGCTGCACTTCCCGAGGGCCTGCCTGCCGATCGCCTTCACCGTGATCCAGCTCCAGCAGCTGATCTTCTCGATGGGCGTGCTCGGGGTGATCATGCTGCTCAGCGGGCAGCCGCTGACCCTGCACTGGCTGCTGGTCGTGCCGATCCTGCTGCTCCAGTCGGTGTTCAACACCGGCCTGGCGATGATCATGGCCCGGATCGGCGCCAAGACCACGGACATGGCGCAGCTGATGCCGTTCGTGATCCGCACCTGGATGTACCTGTCCGGCGTGTTCTGGGCGGTCAGCACGTTCACCGCGCACGCCCCGCACTGGGCCGCGGTGATGCTGAACATGAACCCGGCGCTGATCTTCAACGACGAGATGCGCTACGCGCTGATGACCACTGTTCCGGAGAGCATCCTGCCCGCGCACGTCTGGCTGATCACCCTGGCCTGGGCGCTGCTCTTCGGCTTGGGTGGGTATGTGTTCTTCTGGCAGTCGGAAGAGGAGTACGGCCGTGGATGA
- a CDS encoding ABC transporter ATP-binding protein, which yields MLEAERAERAARQAQFGKIPTVIVDDIHIVYKIYGAGVGKGSATSALSRIVSRRTSPALTEVHAVKGISFTAYKGEAIGLIGSNGSGKSTTLSAVAGLLPVESGAIYTDGQPSLLGVNAAMMNDLTGERNVVLGCLAMGMSRAEVKQRYQDIVDFSGIQERGDFVSLPMRTYSSGMAARLRFSIAAAKTHDVLLIDEALATGDTAFQKRSEDRIRELRKDAGTVFLVSHNNKSIRDTCDRTIWLEAGVIRADGPTEDVVAEYEDYMKSR from the coding sequence ATGCTGGAGGCGGAGCGCGCCGAGCGCGCGGCCAGGCAGGCCCAGTTCGGCAAGATCCCGACGGTGATCGTGGACGACATCCACATCGTCTACAAGATCTACGGCGCCGGTGTCGGCAAGGGCTCGGCGACCTCCGCGCTGTCGCGGATCGTCAGCCGCCGCACCTCCCCGGCGCTGACCGAGGTGCACGCGGTCAAGGGGATCAGCTTCACCGCCTACAAGGGCGAGGCGATCGGCCTGATCGGCTCCAACGGCTCGGGCAAGTCGACCACCCTGTCGGCGGTCGCCGGGCTGCTGCCGGTCGAGTCCGGCGCGATCTACACCGACGGCCAGCCCTCGCTGCTCGGCGTGAACGCGGCCATGATGAACGACCTCACCGGCGAGCGGAACGTGGTCCTCGGCTGCCTGGCCATGGGCATGTCCAGGGCCGAGGTGAAGCAGCGCTACCAGGACATCGTGGACTTCTCCGGTATCCAGGAGCGCGGCGACTTCGTGTCGCTGCCGATGCGGACGTACTCCTCCGGTATGGCCGCCCGGCTCCGGTTCTCCATCGCCGCCGCGAAGACCCACGACGTGCTGCTGATCGACGAGGCGCTGGCGACCGGTGACACGGCCTTCCAGAAGCGCAGCGAGGACCGGATCCGGGAGCTGCGCAAGGACGCCGGAACGGTGTTCCTGGTCTCCCACAACAACAAGTCGATCCGCGACACCTGCGACCGGACGATCTGGCTGGAGGCCGGGGTGATCCGCGCGGACGGTCCCACCGAGGACGTCGTCGCCGAGTACGAGGACTACATGAAGTCTCGTTAG
- a CDS encoding polyprenyl synthetase family protein has product MTATAAPQQTNGEGTSVVSRPEQAQTVDQADVSSLLERGRALCTPVLREAVARLAPPMDRVSAYHFGWTDAEGRPTEGDGGKAVRPALALLSAQAAGVPAEIGIPGGVAVELVHNFSLLHDDLMDGDEQRRHRATVWTVFGPAQAILVGDAMFALANEVLLEAADLGTTTGVDAGRAVQRLTLATRKLIDGQAQDLSFEHRDRVTVAECLEMEGNKTGALLAASASVGAVLAGIDDASADALERYGYHLGLAFQAVDDLLGIWGATEVTGKPNFGDLRQRKKSLPVAAALAADNAASRRLAELLADPEGRGHEDEEQLAVRAALIEEAGGRGWTADEARRQHKTALAALDEVPMPVGVRDQFAALAEFVVVRER; this is encoded by the coding sequence ATGACAGCGACAGCAGCACCCCAGCAGACCAACGGAGAGGGAACCAGCGTGGTTTCGCGCCCCGAACAGGCACAGACGGTCGACCAGGCGGACGTCTCGTCCCTGCTCGAACGTGGCAGAGCGCTGTGCACCCCGGTCCTGCGGGAGGCGGTGGCCCGGCTGGCCCCGCCGATGGACCGGGTGTCCGCGTACCACTTCGGCTGGACCGACGCCGAGGGCAGGCCGACCGAGGGCGACGGCGGCAAGGCGGTCCGGCCCGCGCTGGCGCTGCTCTCCGCCCAGGCGGCGGGGGTACCGGCGGAGATCGGCATCCCGGGCGGTGTCGCGGTCGAACTGGTGCACAACTTCTCGCTGCTGCACGACGACCTGATGGACGGTGACGAGCAGCGCCGGCACCGGGCCACGGTGTGGACGGTGTTCGGTCCGGCCCAGGCGATCCTGGTCGGCGACGCCATGTTCGCGCTGGCCAACGAGGTGCTGCTGGAGGCCGCCGACCTGGGCACCACCACCGGCGTGGACGCCGGCCGCGCGGTCCAGCGGCTGACCCTGGCCACCCGCAAGCTGATCGACGGTCAGGCCCAGGACCTCTCCTTCGAGCACCGCGACCGGGTCACCGTCGCCGAGTGCCTGGAGATGGAGGGCAACAAGACCGGCGCCCTGCTCGCCGCCTCGGCCTCGGTCGGCGCGGTGCTGGCCGGTATCGACGACGCCTCGGCGGACGCCCTGGAGCGCTACGGCTACCACCTGGGCCTGGCCTTCCAGGCGGTGGACGACCTGCTCGGGATCTGGGGCGCGACGGAGGTCACCGGCAAGCCGAACTTCGGCGACCTGCGGCAGCGCAAGAAGTCGCTGCCGGTCGCCGCCGCGCTGGCCGCCGACAACGCCGCCTCGCGGCGCTTGGCGGAGCTGCTGGCCGATCCGGAGGGCCGAGGACACGAGGATGAGGAACAACTCGCGGTCCGCGCGGCTTTGATCGAAGAAGCGGGCGGCCGGGGCTGGACCGCCGACGAGGCACGACGGCAGCACAAGACGGCGCTGGCAGCGCTGGACGAGGTGCCGATGCCCGTCGGAGTGAGGGACCAGTTCGCCGCGCTCGCCGAATTCGTCGTGGTCAGGGAGAGGTGA
- the hpnC gene encoding squalene synthase HpnC, which yields MSLEQGAVLDKAGAENFPVAPFFMPGSMRSGLMAVYGFARLVDDAGDGDLADPVATAELLGVPALTPAHTVDASSTAAGSQGSDAARAPDTAQVTAERLALLDGLEADLDRAFETALRAPGAEPPRHPLLAALCPVIDRHGLTPDPFRALIQANRVDQTTTRYATFDELLGYCELSANPVGLLVLQLAGLATPERIRRSDAVCSGLQVVEHLQDVAEDRARDRIYLPAEDMARFGVAETDLDAAHAGPELRALVAYEARRTGALLDEGAPLVGSVPGRLRLLLAGFTAGGRAALGAVAEAGNDVLAGAPKPRKSRLLREAAVTLVRGR from the coding sequence GTGAGCCTGGAGCAGGGCGCCGTACTCGACAAGGCGGGCGCGGAGAACTTCCCCGTGGCCCCCTTCTTCATGCCCGGCTCGATGCGGTCCGGGCTGATGGCCGTGTACGGATTCGCCCGTCTGGTGGACGACGCCGGTGACGGCGACCTGGCCGACCCGGTGGCCACGGCCGAGCTGCTCGGGGTCCCGGCGCTGACCCCCGCACACACGGTGGACGCCAGTTCGACCGCGGCCGGTTCCCAGGGCTCGGACGCGGCCCGGGCGCCCGACACCGCCCAGGTGACCGCCGAGCGGCTGGCACTGCTGGACGGCCTGGAGGCGGACCTCGACCGGGCGTTCGAGACCGCCCTGCGGGCGCCCGGGGCGGAACCCCCGCGGCACCCGCTGCTGGCCGCGCTGTGCCCGGTGATCGACCGGCACGGGCTCACCCCCGATCCCTTCCGGGCGCTGATCCAGGCCAACCGGGTGGACCAGACCACCACCCGCTACGCCACCTTCGACGAGCTGCTCGGCTACTGCGAGCTGTCGGCCAACCCGGTGGGTCTGCTGGTGCTCCAGCTGGCCGGGCTGGCCACCCCCGAGCGGATCCGCCGCTCCGACGCCGTGTGCAGCGGGCTCCAGGTGGTCGAACACCTGCAGGACGTCGCCGAGGACCGCGCCCGGGACCGGATCTACCTCCCGGCCGAGGACATGGCCCGCTTCGGTGTGGCCGAGACCGACCTGGACGCCGCCCACGCCGGGCCCGAGCTGCGGGCACTGGTGGCGTACGAGGCGCGGCGGACCGGCGCGCTGCTGGACGAGGGCGCGCCGCTGGTCGGCAGCGTCCCCGGGCGGCTGCGGCTGCTGCTGGCCGGGTTCACCGCGGGTGGCCGGGCGGCGCTGGGCGCTGTGGCCGAAGCCGGAAACGATGTGCTGGCCGGGGCTCCGAAGCCCCGGAAGAGCCGCCTGCTGCGGGAGGCGGCCGTGACGTTGGTGAGAGGAAGGTGA
- the hpnD gene encoding presqualene diphosphate synthase HpnD gives MEGVSRVSPQVSAAYTYCEAVTGAQARNFSYGIRLLPLPKRRAMSAIYALARRIDDIGDGDWPVERKAEHLARTRALLDEIREGTVEAEDTDPVKIALAHTAALFPIPLDAFDELIDGVEMDVKGTEYQTFEQLRVYCRCVAGTIGRLSLGVFGCTDPKRGAEYADTLGLGLQLTNILRDVREDAGNGRTYLPAEDLARFGCEGFADGGLGTGDFRGLILFEARRAQGYFDEGLLLLPMLDRRSRACVAAMSGIYRRLLERIATEPEAVLRGRMSLPAWEKAYVALSGLAGGRAS, from the coding sequence ATGGAGGGGGTTTCCCGGGTTTCCCCGCAGGTCAGCGCGGCGTACACATACTGCGAGGCGGTGACCGGCGCCCAGGCGCGCAACTTCTCGTACGGCATCCGGCTGCTGCCGCTGCCGAAGCGCCGGGCGATGTCGGCGATCTACGCGCTGGCCCGCCGGATCGACGACATCGGCGACGGCGACTGGCCGGTCGAACGCAAGGCCGAGCACCTGGCGCGGACCAGGGCGCTGCTGGACGAGATCCGCGAGGGCACGGTCGAGGCCGAGGACACGGACCCGGTGAAGATCGCGCTGGCGCACACCGCCGCGCTGTTCCCGATCCCGCTGGACGCCTTCGACGAGCTGATCGACGGCGTCGAGATGGACGTCAAGGGCACCGAGTACCAGACCTTCGAACAGCTGCGGGTCTACTGCCGCTGCGTCGCGGGCACCATCGGCCGCCTCTCGCTGGGTGTCTTCGGCTGCACCGACCCGAAGCGCGGCGCCGAGTACGCCGACACCCTGGGCCTGGGCCTGCAGCTCACCAACATCTTGCGGGACGTCCGCGAGGACGCCGGGAACGGCCGGACCTACCTCCCGGCCGAGGACCTGGCCCGCTTCGGCTGCGAGGGCTTCGCCGACGGCGGCCTGGGCACCGGTGACTTCCGCGGCCTGATCCTGTTCGAGGCCAGGCGCGCGCAGGGGTACTTCGACGAGGGGCTGCTGCTGCTGCCGATGCTGGACCGGCGCAGCCGGGCCTGTGTGGCCGCGATGTCGGGGATCTACCGCCGGCTGCTGGAGCGGATCGCCACCGAGCCCGAGGCGGTGCTGCGCGGCCGGATGTCCCTCCCCGCCTGGGAGAAGGCCTACGTCGCCCTTTCCGGCCTGGCCGGAGGTCGGGCTTCTTGA
- a CDS encoding glutamate decarboxylase → MSLHTGQQDADGAGMLSVNPFLGEANPIPGLDLAPPKHRLPDGPMLPAAAYQLIHDELMLDGNARLNLATFVTTWMEPQAGTLMAECLDKNMIDKDEYPQTAELERRCVAILADLWNAPDPDNTVGCSTTGSSEACMLAGLALKRRWMQRNRERYAAGARPNLVMGINVQVCWEKFCNFWEVEARMVPMDGERFHLDPAAAAALCDENTIGVVAILGSTFDGSYEPVWDVCAELDALQDRSGLDIPVHVDGASGAMVAPFLDPELVWDFRQPRVASINTSGHKYGLVYPGVGWALWRDREALPEELVFRVNYLGGDMPTFALNFSRPGAEVVAQYYNFLRLGRDGYRAVQQASRDVAVSLSARIGALRQFRLLSKGDELPVFAFTTTEGVSAFNVFDVSRRLRERGWLVPAYTFPEHRTDLAALRIVCRNGFSSDLADLLMDDLERLLPELEAQPGPLHRSELSTAFHH, encoded by the coding sequence ATGTCGTTGCACACCGGGCAGCAGGACGCCGACGGGGCCGGCATGCTGTCGGTCAATCCGTTCCTGGGCGAGGCCAACCCGATCCCCGGCCTCGACCTGGCGCCGCCCAAGCACCGACTGCCGGACGGGCCGATGCTGCCCGCCGCCGCCTACCAGCTCATCCACGACGAGCTGATGCTCGACGGCAACGCCCGGCTGAACCTGGCCACCTTCGTCACCACCTGGATGGAACCGCAGGCCGGGACGCTGATGGCGGAGTGCCTCGACAAGAACATGATCGACAAGGACGAGTACCCGCAGACCGCCGAGCTGGAGCGCCGCTGCGTGGCCATCCTCGCCGACCTGTGGAACGCCCCGGACCCGGACAACACCGTGGGCTGCTCCACCACCGGCTCCAGCGAGGCCTGCATGCTGGCCGGGCTGGCGCTCAAGCGCCGGTGGATGCAGCGCAACCGCGAGCGCTACGCGGCGGGCGCCCGGCCGAACCTGGTCATGGGCATCAACGTGCAGGTCTGCTGGGAGAAGTTCTGCAACTTCTGGGAGGTCGAAGCGCGGATGGTGCCGATGGACGGCGAGCGCTTCCACCTCGACCCGGCCGCGGCCGCCGCGCTCTGCGACGAGAACACCATCGGCGTGGTGGCGATCCTCGGCTCCACCTTCGACGGCTCCTACGAGCCGGTCTGGGACGTCTGCGCGGAGCTGGACGCGCTCCAGGACCGCTCCGGCCTGGACATCCCGGTGCACGTGGACGGCGCCTCCGGGGCGATGGTCGCGCCGTTCCTCGATCCGGAGCTGGTCTGGGACTTCCGCCAGCCCCGGGTGGCCTCGATCAACACCTCGGGCCACAAGTACGGCCTGGTCTACCCGGGGGTGGGCTGGGCGCTGTGGCGCGACCGCGAGGCGCTGCCGGAGGAGCTGGTGTTCCGGGTCAACTACCTCGGCGGCGACATGCCGACCTTCGCGCTGAACTTCTCCCGGCCCGGGGCCGAAGTGGTCGCGCAGTACTACAACTTCCTGAGGCTTGGCCGGGACGGCTACCGCGCGGTGCAGCAGGCCAGTCGCGACGTCGCGGTCTCACTGTCCGCGCGGATCGGCGCGCTGCGCCAGTTCCGGCTGCTCAGCAAGGGCGACGAACTCCCGGTCTTCGCGTTCACCACCACCGAGGGGGTCTCCGCGTTCAACGTGTTCGACGTCTCCCGGCGGCTGCGGGAGCGCGGCTGGCTGGTCCCGGCGTACACCTTCCCGGAGCACCGGACGGACCTGGCGGCGCTGCGCATCGTCTGCCGCAACGGCTTCTCCAGCGACCTGGCGGACCTGCTGATGGACGACCTGGAGCGGCTGCTGCCGGAGCTGGAGGCGCAGCCGGGGCCGCTGCACCGGTCGGAGCTGTCGACCGCCTTCCACCACTGA
- a CDS encoding TetR/AcrR family transcriptional regulator, producing MRTEPPTATQDSSATKRAPAGAAVLRDDVTEAIRLAVFEELAATGYGRLSIEAVARRAGVGKTAVYRRWRSKLPMVIEVVSEVASLGLVLPDTGSLQDDLRMFVHVVARVLRHPLAAQIVPDLLAEAARNPEIAETLATALREAQRDSSAALVRKAVERGELPVDTDPELALDLIAGPLYWRLAVARGPVSRDYLDRLAVAIGAALAAGRR from the coding sequence ATGCGAACGGAGCCACCGACGGCGACGCAGGACTCCTCCGCGACCAAACGGGCACCCGCCGGCGCCGCCGTGCTGCGTGACGATGTGACCGAGGCCATCCGCCTCGCCGTGTTCGAGGAACTGGCCGCCACCGGCTACGGCCGACTGTCGATCGAGGCCGTGGCGCGCCGCGCCGGGGTGGGCAAGACCGCCGTCTACCGCCGCTGGCGGTCCAAGCTGCCGATGGTCATCGAGGTGGTCTCCGAGGTCGCCTCGCTGGGCCTGGTGCTGCCCGACACCGGCTCGCTCCAGGACGACCTGCGGATGTTCGTGCACGTCGTCGCCCGGGTGCTGCGGCACCCGCTGGCCGCGCAGATCGTCCCGGACCTGCTGGCCGAGGCCGCGCGCAACCCGGAGATCGCCGAGACGCTGGCGACCGCGCTGCGCGAGGCCCAGCGCGACAGCAGCGCCGCGCTGGTCCGCAAGGCGGTGGAGCGCGGCGAGCTGCCCGTCGACACCGACCCCGAGCTGGCGCTGGACCTCATCGCCGGACCGCTCTACTGGCGGCTCGCGGTGGCCCGGGGGCCGGTCTCCCGCGACTACCTGGACCGGCTGGCGGTGGCCATCGGCGCCGCGCTGGCGGCCGGACGCCGCTGA